The segment GTTGGAGAAATAGATTCAGAAACTAAAAGATTATTAGAAGTTACTGAAAAAGCAAGAGAAATAGGAATAGAGATGGCAGTGGTAGGAAATAGATTAGGAGATATAGGACATGCTATCCAATCTTTTGTAGAGAAGAATGGTTTTTCTGTAGTGAGAGATTATGCAGGACATGGAGTAGGAAAAGAAATGCATGAAGACCCTTGTGTAGCAAACTATGGAAGAAAAGGAAGAGGAATAAAAATAGAAGAAGGAATGGTTTTAGCTATAGAGCCTATGGTTAACATGGGAAGTTATAAAATTGGAATGTTAAATGATGGTTGGACAGTAGTAACAAGAGATGGGAAAAAATCAGCTCATTTTGAACATTCAATAGCGATAGTAGATGGAAAACCATTGGTACTTAGTAAATTAGATTAAAAAAATTTTAAAAAATGTAAAAAAATTGTAGACTTTTAGTGTAAAATATGGTATCATATTATGAATTTCTGTTCGATAGGAGGAGATATGTCAAAAAAGGATGTTATCGAATTAGAAGGAACTATTTTAGAAGCCCTTCCAAATGCGATGTTTCAAATTAAATTAGAGAATGGGCATACTATTCTAGGTCATATTTCAGGAAAAATGAGAATGAACTATATAAAAATATTACCTGGAGATAAGGTAACAGTTCAAATTTCTCCATATGATTTATCTAGAGGAAGAATAGTTTATAGAAAAAAATAGTTTTTTTACATCACGAAAAAGGAGGTAGAGATGAAAGTAAGAACATCAATTAAACCTATTTGTGACAAATGTAAAGTAATCAGAAGACACGGTAAAATAAGAGTTATTTGTGAAAATCCAAAACATAAACAAGTTCAAGGATAATTAGAATAAACTTATTTAGAAACTAGATTATTTTACTAACAGGAACAAATTTAGTACTGACATTGGAAGTACTGTAAAGATATGTGTGGCTGTAGAGCCTTTTCTTAGGTTATTCTAAGGCATATCGAGGAAAGTGTT is part of the Fusobacterium sp. FSA-380-WT-3A genome and harbors:
- the map gene encoding type I methionyl aminopeptidase, yielding MAVIIKTPEEIEGIKKANQIIARLYKEILPPHIKPGISTKEIDKIVDEYIRSQGAIPGCIGVPGPYGPFPAATCISVNEVVVHGVPSENIILKEGDIVSIDTVTILDGFYGDAAITYPVGEIDSETKRLLEVTEKAREIGIEMAVVGNRLGDIGHAIQSFVEKNGFSVVRDYAGHGVGKEMHEDPCVANYGRKGRGIKIEEGMVLAIEPMVNMGSYKIGMLNDGWTVVTRDGKKSAHFEHSIAIVDGKPLVLSKLD
- the infA gene encoding translation initiation factor IF-1, whose amino-acid sequence is MSKKDVIELEGTILEALPNAMFQIKLENGHTILGHISGKMRMNYIKILPGDKVTVQISPYDLSRGRIVYRKK
- the rpmJ gene encoding 50S ribosomal protein L36; the encoded protein is MKVRTSIKPICDKCKVIRRHGKIRVICENPKHKQVQG